In Clostridium sp. JN-1, one genomic interval encodes:
- a CDS encoding 5-formyltetrahydrofolate cyclo-ligase, producing the protein MKSKLELRKIVSKRKSILSYSDKEKLDGIVFNKIINDNYYKASRCIFIFVSYNGEVDTHRIIKYALKDKKIVCVPKVISKKEGMISVKIDKFEDLKPGTYGILEPTDTSSTINACNIDMVFVPGAAFSKSCGRVGYGGGFYDRFLKNTNEWCKKIALAYDFQIFDEVPMEKYDVWMDGIITN; encoded by the coding sequence TTGAAAAGTAAACTTGAGCTGAGAAAAATAGTGAGTAAAAGGAAAAGTATATTGAGTTATAGTGATAAAGAAAAGTTAGATGGTATAGTATTCAATAAAATTATAAATGATAACTATTATAAAGCATCAAGGTGTATATTCATATTCGTAAGTTATAATGGAGAAGTTGATACACATAGAATTATAAAATATGCACTAAAAGATAAAAAAATAGTGTGTGTTCCAAAAGTAATATCAAAAAAAGAAGGGATGATTTCAGTAAAGATAGATAAATTTGAAGATTTAAAACCTGGAACATATGGTATATTAGAACCAACTGATACTTCAAGCACAATAAATGCATGTAATATAGATATGGTATTTGTACCAGGTGCTGCTTTTAGTAAAAGCTGTGGAAGAGTAGGATACGGCGGTGGATTTTACGACAGATTTTTAAAAAATACTAATGAATGGTGTAAAAAGATAGCATTAGCGTATGATTTTCAAATATTTGATGAAGTTCCCATGGAAAAGTATGATGTATGGATGGATGGAATAATTACAAATTAA
- a CDS encoding aminopeptidase has protein sequence MSKDLTKKYEYAWNKYSKDDMKELFEFSEKYKNFMSKCKTERECVDEFISRAKSNGYKDLNDAIKQNRSLKPGDKVYVNNKGKSLAMFVIGEKSLEEGMCILGAHIDSPRLDLKQNPLYEDTDLAMFETHYYGGIKKYQWVTLPLAIHGVIVKKDGSKIKVSIGEDENDPVFGVSDLLIHLAHDQMEKKGDKLVEGEDLNILIGSIPVKDKDTKQRVKKNILKLLNEKYDIVEEDFVSSEFEVVPAGKARDYGLDKSMVMAYGHDDKVCAYTSFEAIMKINNPKKTCAALFVDKEEIGSVGATGMHSKSFEYAVAEIINLCGDYSELKLKRALASSKMLSSDVSAAFDPNYPSVMEKNNCAYFGKGIVFNKYTGARGKSGSNDANPEYIAEIRSIMDKHNVSWQASELGKVDQGGGGTIAYILAEYNMQVIDCGVALLNMHAPWEIASKADIYEAFNGYYAFLLEA, from the coding sequence ATGAGTAAAGATCTAACAAAAAAGTATGAATACGCATGGAACAAATATTCAAAGGATGATATGAAGGAATTATTTGAGTTTTCAGAAAAGTACAAGAATTTCATGTCAAAATGCAAAACTGAAAGAGAATGTGTAGATGAATTTATATCAAGGGCAAAATCAAATGGATACAAGGATTTAAATGATGCTATAAAACAAAATAGATCCTTAAAACCTGGAGACAAAGTATATGTAAATAACAAAGGTAAATCTTTAGCAATGTTTGTAATAGGTGAAAAGAGCCTAGAAGAAGGCATGTGTATATTAGGTGCTCATATTGATTCACCAAGACTTGACTTAAAACAAAATCCTCTATATGAAGATACAGATTTAGCTATGTTTGAAACTCATTATTATGGAGGAATAAAAAAGTATCAGTGGGTTACTCTTCCTCTTGCAATTCATGGGGTTATAGTAAAGAAGGATGGTAGTAAAATTAAAGTCTCAATTGGAGAAGATGAAAATGATCCTGTATTTGGAGTTTCTGATCTTTTAATCCACCTTGCACATGACCAAATGGAAAAGAAAGGTGATAAGTTAGTTGAAGGCGAAGATTTAAATATTTTAATTGGCAGCATACCTGTTAAAGATAAGGATACAAAACAAAGAGTAAAGAAAAATATTTTAAAATTATTAAATGAAAAATATGATATTGTAGAAGAAGATTTTGTATCATCTGAGTTTGAGGTAGTACCAGCTGGAAAGGCTAGAGATTATGGACTTGATAAGAGTATGGTAATGGCTTATGGTCATGATGATAAAGTTTGTGCATACACTTCCTTTGAAGCTATAATGAAAATAAATAATCCTAAAAAAACTTGTGCAGCACTATTTGTTGATAAAGAAGAAATAGGTAGTGTAGGTGCAACTGGTATGCATTCAAAATCTTTTGAATATGCTGTTGCAGAAATAATTAATTTATGTGGAGATTATAGTGAATTAAAATTAAAAAGAGCCCTTGCAAGTTCAAAAATGCTATCATCAGATGTAAGTGCAGCTTTTGATCCAAATTATCCTTCAGTTATGGAGAAAAATAATTGTGCTTACTTTGGAAAAGGAATAGTATTCAATAAGTATACTGGAGCTAGAGGTAAATCAGGTTCAAATGATGCAAATCCAGAATACATTGCAGAAATAAGAAGTATAATGGATAAACATAATGTATCGTGGCAAGCTTCCGAACTTGGTAAGGTTGATCAAGGCGGTGGAGGAACTATAGCTTATATACTAGCAGAATATAATATGCAGGTTATAGATTGCGGAGTTGCTCTTTTAAATATGCATGCACCTTGGGAAATAGCAAGTAAAGCAGATATATATGAAGCATTTAATGGATACTATGCATTTTTATTAGAAGCTTAA
- a CDS encoding magnesium transporter CorA family protein, giving the protein MKIFDIVNNFKEVKHEFELGKSHYWIHINVKEIDQLKKLILIDEESVLECKNFNQSSKISFFNKYTFMVLNILDYNKETVNSKELNIFLAGDYIVTVYKENIDILDDLINDIRNFKNCFALRKTPKVSILLYYILDRIIINNYDIIASLETKADEIEISILKNLKRDQINGVINLRREVYKIRKYLSPLRYIGDSLVGNENLIIEKDNIILFINLNKKVEKLMLTLESLVQDLALVREAFESEIANRTNELMKIFTIIATIFLPLNLLTSMHGMNLKGMPFEKLDNGYYYIVIAMISISLILIYIFKKKKWI; this is encoded by the coding sequence ATGAAAATATTTGATATAGTAAATAACTTTAAGGAAGTTAAACATGAATTTGAGTTGGGTAAAAGTCATTATTGGATACATATAAATGTTAAAGAAATAGATCAATTAAAAAAACTTATTTTGATAGATGAAGAAAGTGTACTTGAATGTAAAAACTTTAATCAATCTTCAAAAATAAGTTTTTTTAACAAATATACCTTTATGGTTTTAAATATATTGGATTATAATAAAGAAACTGTAAATTCCAAAGAGCTTAATATATTTTTGGCTGGAGATTATATAGTTACTGTATATAAGGAAAATATAGATATTCTAGATGATTTGATTAATGATATAAGAAATTTTAAAAATTGTTTTGCTTTAAGGAAAACCCCAAAGGTCTCAATACTACTTTACTACATTCTGGATAGAATAATAATTAATAATTACGATATAATAGCTTCTCTAGAAACTAAAGCAGATGAAATTGAAATAAGTATTTTGAAAAATTTAAAACGTGATCAGATAAACGGTGTAATAAATTTAAGAAGAGAAGTTTATAAAATTAGAAAGTACTTAAGTCCTTTAAGATACATTGGTGACAGTTTAGTAGGCAATGAAAACTTAATTATTGAAAAGGATAATATAATACTTTTTATAAATTTGAATAAAAAAGTAGAAAAGCTTATGCTTACATTAGAAAGTCTTGTACAAGATTTGGCCTTAGTACGTGAAGCCTTTGAATCTGAAATTGCTAATAGAACTAATGAATTAATGAAAATATTTACTATAATTGCTACTATATTCTTACCTCTTAATTTACTTACAAGTATGCATGGTATGAATTTAAAAGGTATGCCATTTGAAAAATTAGACAATGGGTATTATTATATAGTTATAGCAATGATATCAATATCTTTAATTCTTATTTACATTTTTAAAAAAAAGAAATGGATATAA